A region of Vespula vulgaris chromosome 1, iyVesVulg1.1, whole genome shotgun sequence DNA encodes the following proteins:
- the LOC127071734 gene encoding enoyl-[acyl-carrier-protein] reductase, mitochondrial-like → MLLYVRHFLSSVSQSTKFLTIRHMNTVCTNDTVKSLLYKEYGEPVNVLQITKETMNKPDKCQVAVKWLLAPVNPADINTIQGKYPSKPSLPAIPGNEGIGEIIDVGSEVTNLCIGDRVIPNGSNLGTWRTHGIYKSEDLLKIPKEVGIVEASMMNVNPCTAYRMLKDFVCLQPGDTVIQNGANSAVGQLVIQLCKIWNYQTVNVVRDRPNLQELKDLLMSMGADEVLTESEIRTTQIFKNKKLPQPKLALNCICGQSATDIMRHLAHGGTMVTYGGMSREPVTVPASIFIFKNIILKGFWMTAWTKTNMESKKRQEMYDELTIFFRDKKLQAPPYKLVPFSQYQEAIANALNISGKTGVKYILDMTKT, encoded by the exons atGCTTTTATATGTACGACATTTTCTATCATCAGTTTCGCAATCGACGAAATTTCTAACAATTCGACATATGAATACTGTCTGTACGAATGATACTGTAAAATCATTACTCTATAAAGAATATGGTGAACCAGTGAATGTATTacaaattacaaaagaaacaatgaaTAAACCAGATAAATgtcag gTTGCAGTAAAGTGGCTGTTAGCACCTGTAAATCCAGCtgatataaatacaattcAAGGTAAATATCCTAGTAAACCTTCCTTGCCAGCCATTCCAGGAAATGAAGGTATTGGAGAAATAATAGATGTTGGTTCTGAAGTAACAAATTTATGCATTGGTGATAGAGTTATACCCAATGGTTCTAATTTGGGAACATGGAGAACACATGGAATTTATAAATCAGAAGATTTGTTAAAG ATTCCAAAAGAAGTTGGAATTGTAGAAGCTAGTATGATGAATGTTAATCCATGTACTGCATATAGAATGCTTAAAGATTTTGTATGTTTACAACCTGGAGATACTGTTATACAAAATGGAGCTAATTCAGCAGTAGGACAATTGGTTATacaattatgtaaaatatggAATTATCAAACTGTTAATGTTGTCAGAGACAGACCAAATTTACAAGAATTAAAG GATCTATTAATGTCTATGGGAGCTGATGAAGTATTAACTGAAAGTGAAATTCGAACGActcaaatttttaaaaataaaaagttaccTCAACCAAAATTAGCACTTAATTGTATTTGTGGTCAAAGTGCTACAGACATTATGAGACATCTTGCACATGGAGGTACAATGGTTACATATGGTGGCATGTCTAGGGAACCTGTGACTGTTCCAgcttcaatttttatttttaaa AACATAATTCTGAAAGGATTTTGGATGACTGCATGGACTAAGACAAATATGGAATCAAAAAAACGACAAGAAATGTATGatgaattaacaattttttttagagataaaaaattacaagctCCACCATACAAACTTGTACCTTTCTCTCAATATCAAGAAGCTATTGCAAAT
- the LOC127066847 gene encoding FAD-dependent oxidoreductase domain-containing protein 1 gives MFRYFAQRSTIINVFDNQRVRQLLIRSYSKKNNNNQDDTYTQLPLEMQRSPGDRKIIVKSWNDDKGVKNLLKECLITVPQRSDIMIIGGGIMGSSIAYWLKKNFCKDFHVVVIEQDPTYCHASTTLSVGGLRQQFSIEENIEMSLFGAEFIRNINNYLGIEGEPPVDIQFHPYGYLMLASESGAETLIENSKVQNALGANNIILPSKKLKERFPWLNTDDISVGCLGLEKEGWFDPWLFLCAFKKKAISLGVEYITAKAVGFELEEISLITDDDFKLRKNLKKVIVQMPNGNIETIRFAAAVIAAGASSQEIAEKAEIGLGKGVLSVSLPVERRKRYVYCFHCPDGPGLNTPLTIDPTQTYFRRDGLANSYICGQPPLEDKEPKTCNLDVDHDFFETNIWPVLAQRVKSFENLKVKSSWAGYYEYNTFDQNGIIGRHPYYPNLFIATGFSGHGIQQAPAVGRAISELILESRFCTLDLSKLGFERFVTLEPMKEKNII, from the exons ATGTTTCGTTATTTCGCTCAAAGGAgtacaataataaatgtttttgatAATCAACGAGTGAGacaattattaatacgatCTTATTCGAAAAAG aataataataatcaggATGACACATATACACAATTACCATTGGAAATGCAAAGATCACCAGgcgatcgaaaaataatagttaaatCATGGAATGATGATAAAGGAGTTAAAAATTTGCTTAAAGAGTGCCTTATAACTGTACCACAAAGAAGcgatataatgataattgGTGGAGGAATAATGGGAAGTTCTATAGCTTATtggttgaaaaaaaatttttgtaaagatTTTCATGTTGTTGTAATTGAGCAAGATCCTACg TATTGCCATGCATCAACAACTTTATCAGTAGGTGGCTTACGTCAACAGTTTTCtattgaagaaaatattgaaatgtcTCTTTTTGGAGCAGagtttatacgaaatattaataattatttaggCATTGAAGGAGAGCCCCCTGTTGACATCCAGTTTCATCCTTACGGCTATTTAATGTTAGCTAGTGAATCGGGTGCAGAAacattaatagaaaattcaaaAGTACAAAATGCTCTTGGTGCAAACAACATAATTCTTccttcaaaaaaattaaaagaaaggtTCCCTTGGTTAAATACAGATGATATTTCAGTTGGTTGTTTAGGActggaaaaagaaggatggtTTGATCCTTGGTTATTTTTGTGtgctttcaaaaaaaaagcaatatcTTTAGGTGTAGAGTATATTACTGCAAAAGCTGTAGGTTTTGAATTAGAAGAAATATCACTTATTACTGATGACGATTTCAAATtacgtaaaaatttaaaaaaagtgaTT GTTCAAATGCCAAATGGTAATATTGAAACTATCAGATTTGCAGCTGCTGTGATTGCAGCTGGTGCATCTAGTCAAGAAATTGCAGAAAAAGCAGAAATTGGACTTGGCAAAGGAGTTTTAAGTGTTTCCTTACCTGTAGAACGAAG gAAAAGATATGTTTACTGTTTCCATTGTCCAGATGGACCTGGTTTAAATACTCCACTTACAATAGATCCCACTCAAACTTATTTTAG GAGAGACGGATTAGCCAATTCTTATATTTGTGGTCAACCACCATTAGAAGATAAGGAACCTAAAACATGTAATTTAGATGTAGATCACGATTTTtttgaaacaaatatttgGCCTGTTCTGGCTCAAAGAGTAAAATCTTTTGAAAACCTGAAG GTGAAATCTTCTTGGGCTGgatattacgaatataatacttttgatCAGAATGGCATAATTGGCCGTCATCCTTACTATCCAAATTTGTTTATAGCTACAGGTTTCAGTGGTCATGGAATACAGCAAGCACCTGCAGTAGGACGAGCAATATCAGAACTTATTTTAGAATCTCGATTTTGCACATTAGACTTATCAAAATTAGGATTTGAAAGATTTGTAACATTAGAacctatgaaagaaaaaaatattatatga